CAGATCCCAGGGCGGTTCCGAGGGTAGTGACATAGATACCGTAGCTAAAACAGATTGCCCCCATTAAAAGGGGGATGAGCCTGAAAAAGATACTCATAAAATAATTCATAATAAAAACCTCCAAAGGATAAAGTTGAATGACGGTAATTTATATACCCTTTGGAGGAGCTGAATATCTTTTTTTGTAAAAACCTTAAAGTCCTAACAATGGTCAAAAAACTGGATGAGATCATCGACAAAATGTGCGATAAAAACAGGGCGGTAGTCCTCGATTTCCCGGGCATTTTTAAACCCAAAACCATACTCAACGCCGATAAAATCCACACGGCTCTGTCCGGCCCCGATGGCGTCGTAGGCGCTGTCACCGATCAAAACAGCGTTTTCCGGTTTGACACTGAGATCCTCGAGAACCAGATTGATGATATCAGATTTTGTCAGAGACTCAGCCATGTCGATGCCCCTGACAGAGTCAAAGCAGTGCAGCATATTGGCAGCTTCCAGCGTCGCCTCAGTAATATCCTGGCGTTTGAGGGTAGCGACCCCCAGTTTATGACCGGACTCTTTCAGCATTGCGAGTAAATCCGGCATACCGTCATATGGGCGCGCTTCCTTTACGCCCTGCTCACTCTGGTATTTGCGATGGTGGACAACGGCTCTTTTGGCGGTATCGTCGTCGATGTCGTAGTGTTTTTTATAGGAAAAAAGAGTGGGCGGACCTACATACTCTGGAAGCGTCGTGTCATCGACGGGGGTAAAATGCATTATTTTCTCAGTGGAACGGACAGCGTTGTAGATACCTTCGGAGGTATCGAGCAGAGTGCCGTCCAGATCGAAAATAATCGCAGTGTATTCTTTCATAAGTGAACTCCTTATCTTATGGGATGCTTAATTATACCATAGTAAAAAGAACAGGTGCAACGATAATAAAAGACCGATACACCTGAGTGCAGCGGCCTGTGACGTTTTCAGATTTTAAAATTTAACCCTCTCGGGTATTGTTTAAATGGTTTGTATGTTATAATTGTTAAAGTCTACGGAATCATAGCTCTGTCTTAAAAGGGCTTTGGCTTCCCTGATGATTTCTTTTTCAGAGAGCGGCAGGCGGATATCCCGGATTTCAATGATATCAAGCGGATCATCCTTGACTGTTTTGGTTAAGGTGTAGCCGCCGTATATTTTAGGAATGATCTTAACTTCGAAGCTGCCGTTTGACAAAATGGTGTTTTGACCATCAATTATAACTGTTTCAAACATAGGAACACATCCTTTCGTGTATAAGTAACTGCATTATTTATAGATAGATTATACCAAATGGAATGGAAAATAAAAGTATTTCTTGGCAAAAAGTAGAAAAATCTTAAAAAAATTCAGGAATAGACATGTATGATCGCAATAAACTAAAAGATATACCGCAAAATCCCGGCGTTTATCTGATGAAAAACGCTGCGGGAGATATAATATATGTCGGGAAAGCCATCAATCTGAGGAACCGGCTCCGGCAGTATTTTCAAAACTCCAAAAACCTGACGCCCAAGACAGTCACACTGGTATCTCATATCTGCGATATAGAGACCATCGTGGTGGACAGTGAGCTGGAAGCCCTGATTCTGGAGTGTAACCTGATTAAGGAGCACCGGCCAAAATACAATATCCTCTTAAAGGATGATAAAAGCTATCCTTACGTCAAGGTTACGCTGGAGGATGAGTACCCCAAGGTCGTTATGACCAGAGAACACAAAAAGGATGGCGGCAAGTATTTCGGCCCCTTTACCAGCAGCTTTGCGGTAAAGAAAACCATTGAGGCCATTGGAAAGCTGTACCCGCTGCGGCGCTGTAACCGTAAGGTGGCTTATGGAGAAAAGAACGGACGGCCCTGCCTCAATTATTATATCGGCCAGTGCTGCGCCCCCTGTCAGGGAAATGTGCCGAAAGAAGAATATATGGCCTATATAAGCGACATTCTTTCCATCCTTAACGGAAAGGATAAGGAGCTGGTCTCGACCCTTGAGGAAAAAATGAGTGAGGCCTCCCAAAACATGGATTACGAGCTGGCAGCTAAGCTGAGAGACCAGATTTACGGCATCCAGCATATTGTGGAAAAACAGAAAATTATTGTCAGCAACCAGCAGGATCAGGACATTATCGCGTTTGCAAAGGACGAGGATCTGGCCTGTGTTCAGGTTTTTAACGTCCGTGACGGAAAAATGCTGGGCAGGGACCACACCTTTCTCGAGGGGGTGGAGGAATCCACGCCAGAGGATATTATGACAACCTTTGTCAAGCAGTATTATTCCTCAAAACCTTTTATTCCCAGGGAAATTATTCTGGGTGCGCCGCTGCTTAAGGACGAAGAAAGCACCATTGCCCAGTGGTTGGGAGAGTTGCGCGGTGCGAAGGTGGTTCTTACCCGGCCCCAGAAAGGCCAGAAGTCAAAAATGACACGGATGGTAGAGGAAAACGCAGAGCTTACCCTCAAACAGTATGAGCTTGAAAAACGTCAGAAGGAAGAGAAGAAAAAAAGCCGACTGGACGCTTTCAAGGACCTGCTCAGAATGGACCACACACCGGAGAAAATCGAGGCTTATGACATCTCAAACATCAGCGGCACCGACAATGTAGGGGGGATGGTCGTTTTTCAGGGCGGCAAACCAGACAAAAAAGCATACCGACGGTTTAAGATAAAATCAGTAGATGGACAGAATGACTATGCCAGTATGCAGGAAATGATCTTCCGGCGTATCGAGCGGGGTATAAAGGAACAGAATGAGGGGAAAGACCCTAAAAAAAGCAGCTTTTTGCCCTTCCCGGATGTGTTCTGTATTGACGGCGGAAAGACCCATGTCGATGCAGTTCGAAGCATTTTACAGATGTACCCGGACGTTCATATTGAGGTCTGCGGTATGGTAAAGGACGATCACCATAGGATTCGCGGGATCATCTATAAGGACGAGGAGTACCCTCTGAAAAAATCCACACCGTTGTGTACTTTCCTGAGCGATATTTCAGAGGAAGTCCACCGCTACGCTCTTGGCTACCATCAGACGCTGCGAAAAAAAGGAATGCTGGAATCCCGCTTGGAAGAAATTCCGGGAATTGGAAAGAAGCGCCGTGAGCTGCTTATGCGGCATTACGGCAGCCTAAACAATCTGAAGAAAACAACATTGGAGGAGCTTAAAACCCTGCCGGGAATGAGCGATAAGACAGCTCAGGCAGTTTTTGACTACTTCAATGATGATGAGAATAAAACAAAATCTGAAGAAAAGAGAGAAAATAAATGAATGAAGAATCTTTAGGATGCATGAATCTTGCAGAATTTTGTAAGGACCTGAACCTTGAGGAGATTTACAGTCCGGTTGATGAGTTTGATCTTTACGACAGCGGTCTGAACCGTCCAGGACTCCAGCTTCATGGTTATTATGAATATTTTGACGCCAAGCGTATCCAGATTATCGGGAAGGTTGAGACCTCCTATCTGCTGAGTCTTGACCCCAAGCTTAGGGAAAAACGTATCGACGACTTTTTCTCCTATGATTTTCCATGTGTGATTATCTGCTGGGATCTGCCGGAGGCAGAGATTTTTGAGGAGGCGGCTAAAAAACACGCGCGTATTCTGCTGAGAAGCAAGGAAAAGACATCCATTTTCTTTTACCATTTAATTGATTATATCGACCGTAAAACAGCGCCTATGATCAGTATGCACGGTGTATTGGTTGAGGTTCACGGCGTGGGCGTTCTGATTACAGGCCCCAGCGGCATTGGCAAGAGTGAGACAGCCCTCGAACTCGTCAAACGGGGCAGCACCCTTATTGCCGATGACGTGGTGGAGGTCAGCAATCATCAGGACCGTGTGCTGAGCGGTACAGCGCCTGAAATGCTGCGGTATTACATGGAAGTCCGCGGCATTGGCATTATTGATGTGAGAACCCTGTACGGCGCAAAGGCTGTTAAGCAGTCAGTAGAGGTGGATATGGTCATAAAGCTTGAAAACTGGGATGAAACCTCCCCTTATGACCGCCTGGGTCTGGATGAGGAAACCCAGGATATTCTTGGAATCGAGGTACCGCTGGTAACCATTCCGGTTTCCGGAGGCCGAAATCTGGCTGTAATTATTGAAACCGCTGCGATCAATAACCGTATGAAGGCACTGGGATTCCGTTCTGCCCAGATTTTCTGCGACAAGGTCGCAAAGCATAATGAAGAGGTTGCGGAAGCGCGTAAAAAACAGGAAGAAAAAGAAAAAAAGAAAGCGCTTAAGGAGGGACAGAAGTGAGAAATTACGTACTTGACGGACACACACATACATTGGCCTGCGGCCATGCCTACTGTACACTGATGGAGCTGGTTGAGGCCGCGTCCAGAAGAGGTCTTGAGATGTTCTGTCTGACTGAGCATGGACCAGAAATGCCAGGTTCAGCCACGGCCATGTTTTTTGCGAACTACCGGATTATTCCGCCGGTTATTAACAATGTGAAGGTTCTGAAGGGAATGGAATCCAACATTATGGATAAGGATGGAACCATCGACGTGCCGGAAGAATTTGCGGACAGGCTGGAGATTGTTTCGGCCTCTCTGCATACCCCCTGCATCGAGCCGGGTTCAAAGGCAGATAATACTTCTGCGGTCCTGGGTGCCATCAATAACCCGCTGGTGGATTTTATCTGCCACCTGGGTAACCCAACCTATGAGCTTGACTATGAGGCTGTTTTGCAGGAAGCCAAGCGGAAGAATACCCTCATCGAGATCAATAACGGTTCCTTTTTTATAAGACATGGCTCCAAGCCAAACTGTGTCGCCATTGCAAAGCGCTGTAAAGAGCTGGATATTCCGGTTATTTTAGGAACCGACACGCATTTTTGTACTGATATCGGTTATTTCCCATACGCCGACAAGGCGCTGGATGAGGTGGAATTTCCCGATGAGCTGATCATTAATCTGGACACCAAACGTCTGACTGATTATCTGGAGGCCAAGGGACGAAAGCTTTTTGCGGACCCAAGGAAAGAAGCTGAAGAATTGTTTTAACAAACTACTGTTTTTATGTTACAATAATAAATTGAGAAAATAATGAAAACCTGCCGCTGCCCGCAAAGTAGATACGCCGTGTCTAAATATGTGGGCAGCGTTGGCAGTTACAGTGGTAAAAATAAGATAATGCAGAGAGGAAAGTAATGAGTATAAAAATATTGACCGATTCCGCCTGCGATATGCCGGCTGAAGAGCTGGAAAAGTATGATGTTGAGCTGATGCCTCTATATGTCATTGAGGGTGAAAAAACCTTTCTGGACGGGATTGAGATCACTCCTGAAGTGCTATACAGTAAAATGCGCCGGGGCGTCCACTACAAGACATCGCAGATTCCCTATGCGGATTTTGTAAAGCGGTTCACTGAGTTGGCAGAGGCGTCGGTGCCCTTTATGTACCTCAGCTTTTCGAGCGGTCTGTCTGGAACTTATCAGGCGGCAATGCTGGCGAAACGGGATGTGCTGGAAAAATACCCTGACGCGGATATCGAGGTGCTCGACACAAAGGCTGTAACGGGCGGTCTTGGCCTGATTGTACATGAGATAGCTGAAGCGGCTCAGAACGGTGCCAGTATGGAAGAGCTGGTAAAACTGAGCAGTTATTATGTAGCCCATATCCGCCATGTGTTTACCGTAACAGATCTGGAGTACCTGTACCGGGGCGGACGCCTGAACAAGGGAACTGCCATTGTCGGAAATATGCTTAAGATCAGCCCTTTGCTGGATGTTGACGAAAATGGTGAGCTCAGACAGCTTGACAAGGCGCGCGGCGAGAAAAAGATACTGAAAAAAATGGTGGAGTACATTGAGGAAAAGGGTGATAAGCTGGGCGAACAGACCATTTATATCACTCATGCAGATAATATGCCCCTGGTTGAAAGCTTTGTAAAGATAGCCAGTAAGCATTTTAAGACCGATAACTTTAAAATTATGCCGTTGGCCCCTATTATCGGTACTCATTCGGGACCGGGGACACTGGCGGTATTTTTCTTCGATGAAGTGAAATAAGTGTAATAGAGGAGAAACAGAAAAACAGAATGTTAGAAAAGTTAGATTTTTTATCAAGTAAATATCAGGAGCTCAATGAAAAAATAGCAGATCCCGATATTATTGCCGATCAGGCACAGTGGCAGAAGCTCATGAAGGAGCATGCCCATATCGAACCGATTATCAACCGTTATAACGAATATAAGAAGGCTCTTGAGGGGATAGAGGAAAGCAAGGAGATGCTGTCCGACAAAAGTATTGACAAGGATTTTGAAGAAATGTGCAAGGCTGAGTTGGATGAGCTGACAGAGAGAAAAGCAGCCCTTGAAGATGAACTGAAGGTCCTGCTGCTGCCAAAGGACCCCAACGATGACAAAAACGTTATTGTCGAGATCCGCGCAGGCGCAGGTGGAAGCGAAGCCGCTCTTTTTGCCGGTGACCTTTTCAGAATGTTCACTCGATACGCAGAACGCCAGGGCTGGAAATCGGAGATTATGAACTCCAATATTCCAGATATCGGCGGGATTAAGGAAATTACCTTCTCTATCGAAGGGCGCGGAGCTTACAGTCGTCTGAAATATGAAAGCGGGGTTCACCGCGTTCAGCGTATTCCAAGTACAGAATCCGGCGGGCGTATCCATACGTCTACCGCGACAGTTGCCGTGCTGCCGGAAGCCGAGGATGTGGAAATTGATATCAATCCGAACGATCTGAGAATCGACGTTTACCGTTCCTCCGGAAATGGCGGCCAGTGTGTAAACACCACCGACTCCGCGGTTCGTATTACCCATGAGCCCACCGGAATGGTTGTAACCTGTCAGGATGAAAAATCCCAGCTGAAAAATAAAGAAAAGGCCATGAAGGTTCTGAAGGCCCGCCTTTTTGAAATTGAAATGCAGAAGCAGCAGAGCGAAATTGCTGAAAACCGTAAAAGCCAGGTGGGCACCGGTGACCGAAGTGAACGTATCCGTACCTATAATTTTCCGCAGGGCCGTGTAACGGATCACCGCATTGGCATGACTGTTTATCAGCTTGAGGCTTTTCTGGACGGTGAAATTGACGAAATGGTCGACGCACTGATTACCAGTGATCAGGCGGAAAAACTTAAACAGCAGGGTGAGTAAAGACAGTGGAACACAGGCATCTCTTATGTGATGCCTTTTTTATTTTATGATAGCAGGAGGAAAAATGAAAACAGTAGTAGACCGATTTTTGAGATACGTCCAGGTGGATACAGAGTCTGTGCCGGAAGCTGACTGTTTCCCGAGCAGCGAAAAACAGAAAAATCTGGCGGCCATACTGGTTGAGGAGCTCAGAGAAATGGGCGTGGAGGACGCGCGCATGGACAGCTATGGTTATGTCTATGCAACCGTTCCGCCAACAACGGATAAGGCGCTGCCCGTCATTGGGCTGATCGCCCATATGGATACCTCCAGCGCAGTGAGCGGAAAGGATATTAAACCCAGAATTGTCGAAAATTATGACGGGAGCGATATTTTACTGAACGAAGCGCAAAACATTGTTCTTAAGACAGAGGATTACCCGGAAATTTTAGACTACAAAGGCCAGGATATCATCGTGACAGACGGTACCACTCTTTTGGGCGCGGATGATAAAGCCGGCGTGGCTGAGATCATGACATTGTGTGATTACCTGATGCACAACCCTGTAACTCACGGAACCATAAAAATAGCCTTTACGCCGGACGAGGAGGTCGGACGGGGCGTTAACTATTTTGATGTGGAGGGCTTTGGCGCAGCATTTGCCTATACTGTGGACGGTGGTGAGCTGGGTGAGTTGGAATATGAGAACTTTAATGCAGCCAGTTTAAAATTAACCGTTAACGGCGTCAGCACTCATCCTGGAACAGCTAAAAATAAAATGAAAAACGCCCTGCTCATGGGAATGGAATTCCAAAAGATGCTGCCAGCCTGTGAAACGCCCGAGCACACAGAGGGCTATGAGGGCTTTTATCATTTGGACCAGTTTGAGGGAACCGTGGAAAAGGCGGAAATGACCTATATTATCCGTGACCACGATCGGGCGAAATTTGAAAAACGTAAGGAACGGGCAGTAAAAATCTGCGATTACCTCAATGAGTTGTATGGTGTGGGAAGCTTTGAATACCTTCTCTCAGATTCCTACTATAATATGAAAGAAAAAATTGAGCCGCATATCCATCTTGTCCGCAATGCCGAAAAAGCCATGAAGGATGTTGGTATAGAGCCTAAGGTGACGGCGATAAGAGGCGGTACCGATGGTGCGCGCCTGTCCTATATGGGGCTGCCGTGCCCGAATATCTGTACCGGCGGGCATAATTTTCATGGGCGTTTTGAGTATATTCCGGTTCAGTCCATGGAAAAGGTTGTTGCGCTCTTAAAACGTCTGGTGGAAATTTACAGCTAAGCAAAAAGATATACGCAATCAATGTGAACATTGTAATCCGGAGGGCTTTGCTCTCCGGGTTCCCTTGTTTTTTGAGCGATTGATATGTTATAGTTAAGAAACAAAAAATCTGATAAGGAGCCATGACAATGTTGGAAAATGATCGTATATGGATAACTGGAGCAGAGGGGCAGTTGGGACATACGCTCTACAAAACGCTGGAGGATGCGGCGAGAGATATTTTAACAACCGACAAGGATGTAGATGTTACAGATTTGGACGGCATTATGCAGTACGCAGATATAAACCGGCCAGACGTGATCATTAACTGTGCGGCGATGACCGATGTCAGAACCTGTGAGGATGAGCCGATTCAGGCGTATAAGGTTAATGCGCTCGGCGCGCGAAACCTGAGTATTGCCTCGAGGAAAATAGGCGCTAAAATTATCCAGATATCCACCGATGATGTCTTTGGAGGAATGAGCCAAAAGACCTATACCGAGTTTGATACGCCTGAGCCTGTGACCGTGTATGGCAAATCCAAGCTGGCGGGCGAAGGCTTTGTGCGGGAGCTGAACCCGCGCCATCTGGTAATCAGGAGCTCGTGGATTTACGGGCAGTCTGGCAGTAATTTTGTGTTTTGGGTGTTGGAAATGGCCAGAAAAGGGGAGCCTTTTCTGGTTCCCAATGACCAGGTAGGCTCTCCGACAAGTGCTGTTGAGCTGGCAAAATTTATTGTCCGCCTGCTTTCAACCAGAGAGTACGGCGTCTTTCACGCTGCCTGCGAAGGCGTGTGCAGCCGCTTTTATTTCGCCAAAGAGATCCTGCGCCTGGCAGGTATGGAGAATGTACCCATCGACGCAGCTGTTTCTAAAAAGACCAGCCAGTTTTTCCCATATCCCAGTTATACAGTGCTGGAAAACATGATGATGTATATGACTGAGGTGTACCAAATGCCGCGTTGGGAAGAGGCTATCCGTGAGTTTATGGAAACGTTGAGGCGGGATACGGTAAGAAAGGAGGGCGTTTATGAAAAAGAATAAAGGAAAAAAACTTGGGCTGACCACCTGGATTTTTATCGCGCTGCTGGCAGGGGCCATTACCGGGATTGTTCTTCACTATCTGGTTCCCGGCGGCTACATTAAGGATACAGTTGTTATCAACGGCGTTTTTTATGTGCTTGGAAATGGCTTTCTCCGGCTCATGCAGATGTTAGTCGTTCCTTTGGTGTTCTGCTCGCTGATCTGCGGAAGCGCTGCCATTGGGGATACACAGACCCTGGGAAAGGTGGGGGTTAAAACCATTGGCTTCTATATCTTTACTACCGCTGTGGCAGTTACTCTGGCCATCGCCGTTGCCAGCCTGATCAATCCTGGAATGGGCCTGGATATTTCTTCGATCCAGCAGGCAGAGACAACAATCGCTGAAAAGACAAGCTTTGCGGACACGCTGCTTAATATTATCCCGAAAAACCCTATTCAGGGTCTGGCTGAAGGAAATATGCTCCAGGTCATTGTTTTTGCCCTTCTTATTGGTATCATTCTTGCTAAGCTTGGAGAAAAGGCAGATATCGTCTCCAATTTCTTTTCCCAGTTTAACGACATAATGATGGAAATGACCACAATGGTCATGAAGGTGGCGCCGATTGGTGTTTTTTGCCTGATTGCCAAAACCTTTGCGGGAATCGGTTTTAACGCTTTTCTGCCCATGCTCAAATACATGGCGGCTGTTTTCCTGGCCCTTGGCATCCAGTGCTTTGTGGTTTATCAGGGAATGCTCAAGGGATTTACAGGACTCAGTCCCATCACCTTTATCAAAAAATTTCTGCCGGTTATGGGCTTTGCTTTTTCGACGGCAACGTCCAATGCGACCATCCCGTTGTCTATTGAGACACTGGAGCGGGAAATGGGAGTATCGCGCAAGATTTCCTCCTTCACCATCCCGCTGGGAGCGACCATAAACATGGATGGTACGGCCATTATGCAGGGCGTGGCAGTTGTTTTTGCTGCCCAGGCCTTTGGGATTCCTCTGGGGATACCCGACTATGTGACCGTTATTGCAACCGCTACGCTGGCTTCCATCGGAACAGCAGGTGTGCCGGGAGTCGGTCTGATAACCTTGTCCATGGTCTTTAATTCGGTCGGGCTTCCCATTGAGGGAATTGCCCTGATTATGGGGATCGATCGCATTTTGGATATGGCCAGAACAGCTGTTAATATCACAGGCGACGCGGTTTGCACGACGATTGTCGCCTCACAGGACAAGGCGGTAAACCGGCAGGTGTTTTACCGCAAAAAATAAAAAGACAGGATGTACCGATTGGTTCGGCACATCCTGTTTTTTTACAGCAACGGCGCAAAGAGGCG
The DNA window shown above is from Eubacterium limosum and carries:
- a CDS encoding HAD hydrolase-like protein — protein: MKEYTAIIFDLDGTLLDTSEGIYNAVRSTEKIMHFTPVDDTTLPEYVGPPTLFSYKKHYDIDDDTAKRAVVHHRKYQSEQGVKEARPYDGMPDLLAMLKESGHKLGVATLKRQDITEATLEAANMLHCFDSVRGIDMAESLTKSDIINLVLEDLSVKPENAVLIGDSAYDAIGAGQSRVDFIGVEYGFGFKNAREIEDYRPVFIAHFVDDLIQFFDHC
- the uvrC gene encoding excinuclease ABC subunit UvrC, with the translated sequence MYDRNKLKDIPQNPGVYLMKNAAGDIIYVGKAINLRNRLRQYFQNSKNLTPKTVTLVSHICDIETIVVDSELEALILECNLIKEHRPKYNILLKDDKSYPYVKVTLEDEYPKVVMTREHKKDGGKYFGPFTSSFAVKKTIEAIGKLYPLRRCNRKVAYGEKNGRPCLNYYIGQCCAPCQGNVPKEEYMAYISDILSILNGKDKELVSTLEEKMSEASQNMDYELAAKLRDQIYGIQHIVEKQKIIVSNQQDQDIIAFAKDEDLACVQVFNVRDGKMLGRDHTFLEGVEESTPEDIMTTFVKQYYSSKPFIPREIILGAPLLKDEESTIAQWLGELRGAKVVLTRPQKGQKSKMTRMVEENAELTLKQYELEKRQKEEKKKSRLDAFKDLLRMDHTPEKIEAYDISNISGTDNVGGMVVFQGGKPDKKAYRRFKIKSVDGQNDYASMQEMIFRRIERGIKEQNEGKDPKKSSFLPFPDVFCIDGGKTHVDAVRSILQMYPDVHIEVCGMVKDDHHRIRGIIYKDEEYPLKKSTPLCTFLSDISEEVHRYALGYHQTLRKKGMLESRLEEIPGIGKKRRELLMRHYGSLNNLKKTTLEELKTLPGMSDKTAQAVFDYFNDDENKTKSEEKRENK
- the hprK gene encoding HPr(Ser) kinase/phosphatase, which translates into the protein MNEESLGCMNLAEFCKDLNLEEIYSPVDEFDLYDSGLNRPGLQLHGYYEYFDAKRIQIIGKVETSYLLSLDPKLREKRIDDFFSYDFPCVIICWDLPEAEIFEEAAKKHARILLRSKEKTSIFFYHLIDYIDRKTAPMISMHGVLVEVHGVGVLITGPSGIGKSETALELVKRGSTLIADDVVEVSNHQDRVLSGTAPEMLRYYMEVRGIGIIDVRTLYGAKAVKQSVEVDMVIKLENWDETSPYDRLGLDEETQDILGIEVPLVTIPVSGGRNLAVIIETAAINNRMKALGFRSAQIFCDKVAKHNEEVAEARKKQEEKEKKKALKEGQK
- a CDS encoding phosphatase, with the protein product MRNYVLDGHTHTLACGHAYCTLMELVEAASRRGLEMFCLTEHGPEMPGSATAMFFANYRIIPPVINNVKVLKGMESNIMDKDGTIDVPEEFADRLEIVSASLHTPCIEPGSKADNTSAVLGAINNPLVDFICHLGNPTYELDYEAVLQEAKRKNTLIEINNGSFFIRHGSKPNCVAIAKRCKELDIPVILGTDTHFCTDIGYFPYADKALDEVEFPDELIINLDTKRLTDYLEAKGRKLFADPRKEAEELF
- a CDS encoding DegV family protein — translated: MSIKILTDSACDMPAEELEKYDVELMPLYVIEGEKTFLDGIEITPEVLYSKMRRGVHYKTSQIPYADFVKRFTELAEASVPFMYLSFSSGLSGTYQAAMLAKRDVLEKYPDADIEVLDTKAVTGGLGLIVHEIAEAAQNGASMEELVKLSSYYVAHIRHVFTVTDLEYLYRGGRLNKGTAIVGNMLKISPLLDVDENGELRQLDKARGEKKILKKMVEYIEEKGDKLGEQTIYITHADNMPLVESFVKIASKHFKTDNFKIMPLAPIIGTHSGPGTLAVFFFDEVK
- the prfA gene encoding peptide chain release factor 1; protein product: MLEKLDFLSSKYQELNEKIADPDIIADQAQWQKLMKEHAHIEPIINRYNEYKKALEGIEESKEMLSDKSIDKDFEEMCKAELDELTERKAALEDELKVLLLPKDPNDDKNVIVEIRAGAGGSEAALFAGDLFRMFTRYAERQGWKSEIMNSNIPDIGGIKEITFSIEGRGAYSRLKYESGVHRVQRIPSTESGGRIHTSTATVAVLPEAEDVEIDINPNDLRIDVYRSSGNGGQCVNTTDSAVRITHEPTGMVVTCQDEKSQLKNKEKAMKVLKARLFEIEMQKQQSEIAENRKSQVGTGDRSERIRTYNFPQGRVTDHRIGMTVYQLEAFLDGEIDEMVDALITSDQAEKLKQQGE
- the pepT gene encoding peptidase T, with the translated sequence MKTVVDRFLRYVQVDTESVPEADCFPSSEKQKNLAAILVEELREMGVEDARMDSYGYVYATVPPTTDKALPVIGLIAHMDTSSAVSGKDIKPRIVENYDGSDILLNEAQNIVLKTEDYPEILDYKGQDIIVTDGTTLLGADDKAGVAEIMTLCDYLMHNPVTHGTIKIAFTPDEEVGRGVNYFDVEGFGAAFAYTVDGGELGELEYENFNAASLKLTVNGVSTHPGTAKNKMKNALLMGMEFQKMLPACETPEHTEGYEGFYHLDQFEGTVEKAEMTYIIRDHDRAKFEKRKERAVKICDYLNELYGVGSFEYLLSDSYYNMKEKIEPHIHLVRNAEKAMKDVGIEPKVTAIRGGTDGARLSYMGLPCPNICTGGHNFHGRFEYIPVQSMEKVVALLKRLVEIYS
- the rfbD gene encoding dTDP-4-dehydrorhamnose reductase, which gives rise to MLENDRIWITGAEGQLGHTLYKTLEDAARDILTTDKDVDVTDLDGIMQYADINRPDVIINCAAMTDVRTCEDEPIQAYKVNALGARNLSIASRKIGAKIIQISTDDVFGGMSQKTYTEFDTPEPVTVYGKSKLAGEGFVRELNPRHLVIRSSWIYGQSGSNFVFWVLEMARKGEPFLVPNDQVGSPTSAVELAKFIVRLLSTREYGVFHAACEGVCSRFYFAKEILRLAGMENVPIDAAVSKKTSQFFPYPSYTVLENMMMYMTEVYQMPRWEEAIREFMETLRRDTVRKEGVYEKE
- a CDS encoding dicarboxylate/amino acid:cation symporter, translating into MKKNKGKKLGLTTWIFIALLAGAITGIVLHYLVPGGYIKDTVVINGVFYVLGNGFLRLMQMLVVPLVFCSLICGSAAIGDTQTLGKVGVKTIGFYIFTTAVAVTLAIAVASLINPGMGLDISSIQQAETTIAEKTSFADTLLNIIPKNPIQGLAEGNMLQVIVFALLIGIILAKLGEKADIVSNFFSQFNDIMMEMTTMVMKVAPIGVFCLIAKTFAGIGFNAFLPMLKYMAAVFLALGIQCFVVYQGMLKGFTGLSPITFIKKFLPVMGFAFSTATSNATIPLSIETLEREMGVSRKISSFTIPLGATINMDGTAIMQGVAVVFAAQAFGIPLGIPDYVTVIATATLASIGTAGVPGVGLITLSMVFNSVGLPIEGIALIMGIDRILDMARTAVNITGDAVCTTIVASQDKAVNRQVFYRKK